A single region of the Microtus ochrogaster isolate Prairie Vole_2 chromosome 2, MicOch1.0, whole genome shotgun sequence genome encodes:
- the LOC101987269 gene encoding keratin-associated protein 19-8-like isoform X2 — protein MSYYSGYFGGLGYGYGGFRGLGYGYGGYGCGCNSIRRLGYGCGFGGYGYGCYRPSCCGRYGFSSFY, from the exons ATGAGCTACTACAGCGGCTACTTTGGAGGCCTGGGTTATGGCTACGGAGGATTCAGAGGCCTGGGCTATGGCTATGGAGGCTATGGCTGTGGATGTAATAGCATCCGCAGACTGGGCTAtggctgtggctttggag GCTATGGATATGGATGCTACCGCCCTTCATGCTGTGGAAGATATGGGTTCTCCAGCTTCTACTGA
- the LOC101987269 gene encoding keratin-associated protein 19-3-like isoform X1, protein MSYYSGYFGGLGYGYGGFRGLGYGYGGYGCGCNSIRRLGYGCGFGGYGFGSGYGGYGYGSGYGGYGYGCYRPSCCGRYGFSSFY, encoded by the coding sequence ATGAGCTACTACAGCGGCTACTTTGGAGGCCTGGGTTATGGCTACGGAGGATTCAGAGGCCTGGGCTATGGCTATGGAGGCTATGGCTGTGGATGTAATAGCATCCGCAGACTGGGCTAtggctgtggctttggaggctatGGATTTGGCTCTGGCTACGGAGGCTATGGATATGGCTCTGGCTATGGAGGCTATGGATATGGATGCTACCGCCCTTCATGCTGTGGAAGATATGGGTTCTCCAGCTTCTACTGA
- the LOC101987546 gene encoding keratin-associated protein 16-3-like isoform X1, translating to MSYYSGYYGGLGYGYGGYGCGCNSIRRLSCGCGYGGYGYGSGYGGYGFGSGYGGYGFGSGYGGYGYGCCRPSCYGRYGFSSFY from the coding sequence ATGAGCTATTACAGCGGCTACTATGGAGGCCTGGGCTACGGCTATGGAGGCTACGGCTGTGGATGTAATAGCATCCGCAGACTGAGCTGTGGCTGTGGTTATGGAGGCTACGGATATGGCTCTGGCTATGGGGGCTACGGATTTGGCTCTGGCTATGGAGGCTACGGATTTGGCTCTGGGTATGGAGGCTATGGATATGGCTGCTGCCGCCCATCATGCTATGGAAGATATGGGTTCTCCAGCTTCTATTGA
- the LOC101987546 gene encoding keratin-associated protein 19-5-like isoform X2, whose translation MSYYSGYYGGLGYGYGGYGCGWGYGFGSGYGGYGFGSGYGGYGYGCCRPSCYGRYGFSSFY comes from the exons ATGAGCTATTACAGCGGCTACTATGGAGGCCTGGGCTACGGCTATGGAGGCTACGGCTGTGGAT GGGGCTACGGATTTGGCTCTGGCTATGGAGGCTACGGATTTGGCTCTGGGTATGGAGGCTATGGATATGGCTGCTGCCGCCCATCATGCTATGGAAGATATGGGTTCTCCAGCTTCTATTGA
- the LOC113457101 gene encoding keratin-associated protein 19-3-like has product MSYYNSYYGGLGYGYGGFGRLGYGYGCGSGSYHRLGSGYGFGGYGYGSGFGSYGYGYSRPLYYGGYGFSTFY; this is encoded by the coding sequence ATGAGTTACTACAACAGCTATTACGGAGGCCTGGGCTATGGCTATGGAGGCTTTGGGCGCCTGGGCTATGGCTATGGCTGTGGAAGTGGCAGTTACCATAGACTGGGCTCTGGCTATGGCTTTGGTGGCTATGGGTATGGCTCTGGCTTTGGAAGTTATGGCTATGGCTACAGCCGCCCACTTTACTATGGAGGTTATGGGTTCTCCACCTTCTATTGA
- the LOC101987822 gene encoding keratin-associated protein 19-5, whose translation MSYYRSYYGGLGYGYRGFGNLGYGYGCGCGFGGYRYGSGFGGYGYGYRRPIYYGGFGFSRFY comes from the coding sequence ATGAGCTACTACCGCAGCTACTATGGAGGCCTGGGCTATGGCTACCGAGGCTTTGGGAACCTGGGTTATGGCTATGGCTGTGGATGTGGCTTTGGAGGCTACAGATATGGCTCTGGATTTGGAGGCTACGGCTATGGCTACCGCCGTCCAATTTACTATGGAGGATTTGGATTCTCCCGCTTCTACTGA